From Delphinus delphis chromosome X, mDelDel1.2, whole genome shotgun sequence, a single genomic window includes:
- the LOC132418512 gene encoding melanoma-associated antigen B4-like yields MPRRRRNKRHGCKKRHQARGETQSLKGAQATEEAAAAEEIQESPSSPASVSRDTSPSSPAAGTHQEPQGAPATTSHDEGVSCPGSEEGAQSQDEKSAGTSQAAPSVRSSCRDPLRRKSTMFVEILLEKYITKEPILQAALLKTLNKKYKKHFPQILSRASNIMEAVFGLELKEVDPSSHSYALISKMVLPSDASPGDEFRMPTSGLLMTVLGAIFMKGNRATEEELWKFLNALGYHAGRRHLIFGDPRRLISKDFVKQKYLTYRQVPGSDPTRYEFLWGPRAHAETSKMKVLEFLAKIIGTVPSALPDLYEEALKDEEETAAARAAAVAEGRAPSKAKARSSSHM; encoded by the coding sequence ATGCCTCGGCGCCGGAGGAACAAGCGCCATGGCTGCAAGAAACGCCACCAGGCCCGGGgggagactcagagtctcaaggGTGCCCAGGCCACTGAAGAGGCGGCGGCGGCAGAAGAGATACAAGAGTCGCCGTCTTCCCCCGCTTCTGTTTCTCGGGATACTTCCCCGAGCTCCCCTGCTGCTGGCACTCACCAGGAGCCTCAGGGAGCCCCAGCCACTACCTCTCATGATGAAGGAGTTTCATGCCCAGGATCTGAAGAGGGTGCCCAGAGCCAAGATGAGAAAAGTGCAGGTACCTCCCAGGCAGCACCTTCCGTTCGCAGCAGTTGCAGAGATCCTCTGAGAAGGAAGTCCACAATGTTCGTGGAGATCCTGCTGGAGAAGTACATAACGAAGGAGCCCATCCTGCAGGCAGCACTGCTGAAGACTCTCAACAAGAAGTACAAGAAGCACTTCCCTCAGATCCTCAGCAGAGCCTCTAATATCATGGAGGCTGTCTTTGGCCTCGAGCTGAAGGAAGTCGACCCCAGCAGTCACTCCTACGCCCTCATCAGCAAGATGGTCCTCCCCAGTGATGCAAGTCCGGGTGATGAGTTCAGGATGCCCACGTCCGGCCTCCTGATGACTGTCCTGGGCGCGATCTTCATGAAGGGCAACCGTGCCACCGAAGAGGAGCTCTGGAAATTCCTCAATGCGTTGGGTTACCATGCTGGGAGGAGGCACTTGATCTTCGGGGATCCCAGGAGGCTCATCAGCAAAGATTTCGTGAAGCAGAAGTACCTGACGTACCGCCAGGTGCCCGGCAGCGATCCTACGCGCTATGAGTTCCTGTGGGGCCCGAGAGCCCACGCTGAAACCAGCAAGATGAAAGTGCTCGAGTTTTTGGCCAAGATCATCGGTACCGTCCCCAGTGCCTTACCAGATCTCTATGAGGAGGCTCTGAAAGATGAGGAAGAGACAGCCGCGGCCAGGGCTGCAGCTGTTGCAGAGGGCAGAGCCCCTTCCAAGGCCAAGGCCCGCAGCTCCTCCCACATGTAG